GCCCGCGCCGCGACGATAGACAGCAACGACCAATTGCGTTCGGCGGCCGAATACCGCGAGTTGGTCGTCACTTATAAAAACGGCGCGCCGGTCAAACTGGCCGACATCGCCAATGTCATAGACGGCGCCGAAAACGTGCGACTGGCGGCCTGGGCCAACGACAATGCCGCCGTGGTCGTCAACATCCAGCGCCAGCCCGGCGCCAACGTAATCGAAGTCGTCGACCGTATCAAAGAACTGCTACCGAAATTACAGGCCGGGCTGCCAAGCGGCGTCGAAGTCTCGGCGTTGACCGACCGCACCGTGACCATCCGCGCCTCGGTACGCGACGTGCAATTCGAATTGTTGCTGGCCGTGGCGCTGGTGGTGATGGTGATCTTCCTGTTTTTGCGTAACGTCCCCGCCACGATCATTCCCGGCGTCGCGGTGCCGTTGTCTTTGGTCGGTACCTTTGCCGCGATGTATCTGGCCGACTTCAGCATCAACAACCTGACGTTGATGGCTTTGACGATTGCGACCGGCTTTGTGGTCGACGACGCCATCGTCGTCATCGAAAACATCTCGCGCTACATCGAACGCGGCGAACCGCCGTTGAAAGCCGCGCTAAAAGGCTCGGAACAGATCGGTTTCACCATTATTTCGCTGACCTTCTCGCTGGTTGCCGTGCTGATTCCGCTGCTGTTCATGTCGGACGTGGTCGGCCGGCTATTCCGCGAATTTGCGATCACGTTGGCGGTGGCGATTTTGATTTCGGCGCTCGTCTCGCTGACCTTGACGCCGATGATGTGCGCCAAATTATTGCGCAGCGGCCACAGCGAGACCGAGGCCGGCGCCGGTTGGTTCGACCGCTTGATTGATGGCTACGGCCGCACGCTGGAATGGGTCATGCGCCGGCAAACCGCCACCTTGTTGGTGTTCTTCGCCACCGTCGCGCTGACCGTGGCGATGTATGTCTGGATTCCGAAGGGATTTTTCCCAAGCCAGGATACCGGCCTGATTCAGGGCTTTTCCGAAGCGCCGCAAACGGTATCGTTTCAGGCCCTGGCCGAACGGCAACAACAATTGGCCGCATCGATCCTGGCCGATCCGGCAGTGGCGAGCCTGTCGTCGTTCATCGGCGTCGACGGCATTAATCCGACGCCGAACAGCGGCCGGTTTTTGATTAACCTGAAACCGCACGGCCAACGGCCGCCGGCGGACAAAGTCATCGCCGCGCTGCGCGAACGCCTGGCCGGCCAGCCCGGCATTGCCTTGTATCTGCAACCGGTGCAGGATTTGACGCTGGAAAACCGGGTCAGCCGCACCCAATACCAATTCACGTTGGAAGGTGCCGATCTGGACGAACTGAACCGCTGGACCGGTAAATTGGTCGACCGGCTCCGGCAGCGGCCGGAGTTCGCCGAGGTGACCAGCGACGTACTGGACCAGGGCCGACAGGTGTTCGTCAATATCGACCGGGCCACAGCCAGCCGGCTCGGCGTCAGTACCGCCGCCATCGATAACGCCCTGTACAGCGCTTACGGCCAACGCCTGGTCTCGACCATTTTTACCCAAGCCAACCAATACCGGGTGGTGCTGGAAGTCGATCCGGCTGAGCAAACCGGGCCGCAAGACTTGCAGGGATTGCGGATACCGTCGACCAACGGTAGCCAGGTGCCGCTGTCGGCCATCGCCGAACTGTCCGAGCGGCCGACCACGTTGGCGATCAATCATCTCGACCAGTATCCGGTCACAACCGTATCGTTCAATCTGGCACCCGGTTATGCTTTGGGCGACGCGGTCGCGGCGGTCGAAGCCGCTAAACAAGATGTCGAATTGCCGCTGGCTATCCGCAGTGCCTACCAGGGCGCCGCGCAGGCCTTCAACGCCTCGCTCGGACATACGCTGTGGCTGATTCTGGCAGCCATCGTCACGGTCTATATTGTGCTCGGCGTGTTGTACGAAAGTTACATCCACCCGCTGACGATCTTGTCCACCCTGCCCTCGGCCGGCGTCGGCGCGTTGCTGGCATTACAGCTATCCGGCGGCGATTTGGGCATCATCGGCATCATCGGCATCATTTTGCTGATCGGCATCGTCAAGAAGAACGCGATCATGATGATAGACTTTGCATTGGAGGCCGAGCGCCAACAGGGCCTGCCGCCGGAACAGGCGATTTTTCAGGCCTGCCTGCTGCGGTTTCGGCCAATTCTGATGACGACGCTGGCCGCTTTGCTCGGCGCCCTGCCGTTGATGCTGGGCAACGGCGTCGGTTCGGAATT
Above is a window of Methylomonas koyamae DNA encoding:
- a CDS encoding MdtB/MuxB family multidrug efflux RND transporter permease subunit, with product MSFTDPGKAGFNPSKLFILRPVATSLLMVALLLVGVLAYRLLPVSALPQVDYPTIQVTTLYPGASPEVMTAIVTAPLERQFGQMPGLTQMTSTSSGGASVITLQFNLNLDLDVAEQTVQAAINAATNFLPSDLPQAPIYSKVNPADTPIMTLAVSSKALPLFKVEDLVDTRIAQKIAQLPGVGMVSISGGQRPAVRIQANHKALAAYGISLEDVRAAIAAANVAQPKGSINGPARAATIDSNDQLRSAAEYRELVVTYKNGAPVKLADIANVIDGAENVRLAAWANDNAAVVVNIQRQPGANVIEVVDRIKELLPKLQAGLPSGVEVSALTDRTVTIRASVRDVQFELLLAVALVVMVIFLFLRNVPATIIPGVAVPLSLVGTFAAMYLADFSINNLTLMALTIATGFVVDDAIVVIENISRYIERGEPPLKAALKGSEQIGFTIISLTFSLVAVLIPLLFMSDVVGRLFREFAITLAVAILISALVSLTLTPMMCAKLLRSGHSETEAGAGWFDRLIDGYGRTLEWVMRRQTATLLVFFATVALTVAMYVWIPKGFFPSQDTGLIQGFSEAPQTVSFQALAERQQQLAASILADPAVASLSSFIGVDGINPTPNSGRFLINLKPHGQRPPADKVIAALRERLAGQPGIALYLQPVQDLTLENRVSRTQYQFTLEGADLDELNRWTGKLVDRLRQRPEFAEVTSDVLDQGRQVFVNIDRATASRLGVSTAAIDNALYSAYGQRLVSTIFTQANQYRVVLEVDPAEQTGPQDLQGLRIPSTNGSQVPLSAIAELSERPTTLAINHLDQYPVTTVSFNLAPGYALGDAVAAVEAAKQDVELPLAIRSAYQGAAQAFNASLGHTLWLILAAIVTVYIVLGVLYESYIHPLTILSTLPSAGVGALLALQLSGGDLGIIGIIGIILLIGIVKKNAIMMIDFALEAERQQGLPPEQAIFQACLLRFRPILMTTLAALLGALPLMLGNGVGSELRHPLGITMVGGLLLSQLLTLYTTPVIYLAMDNLARRVKTACGVVGDGTTETGGESR